Proteins encoded by one window of Cannabis sativa cultivar Pink pepper isolate KNU-18-1 chromosome 4, ASM2916894v1, whole genome shotgun sequence:
- the LOC115713170 gene encoding phospholipase A2-alpha: MVYEQLCHSLKAYLFPFFLLVSSNWFQSVGALNIGVQAIDASVSVSKSCSRTCESDFCSVPPFLRYGKYCGLLYSGCPGEKPCDGLDACCMKHDACVQSKNNAYLSQECSQTFLNCMTNFKKAGGRTFKGNTCDAGEVIEVISVVMEAALLAGRYLHKP, encoded by the exons ATGGTTTATGAACAACTATGCCACTCATTAAAGGCCTACCTTTTCCCATTCTTCTTGTTGGTCTCTTCTAATTGGTTTCAATCCGTCGGTGCCCTCAACATCGGCGTCCAAGCCATCGATGCCTCCGTCAGCGTG AGTAAAAGCTGTAGTCGAACATGTGAGTCGGACTTCTGTTCAG TGCCTCCTTTTTTGAGATATGGCAAGTATTGTGGGTTGTTGTACAGTGGATGTCCTGGGGAGAAGCCTTGTGATGGGCTTGATGCCTGTTGTATGAAGCATGACGCCTGTGTTCAATCTAAGAACA ATGCATATTTAAGCCAAGAGTGCAGTCAAACGTTCCTAAATTGCATGACAAATTTCAAGAAAGCGGGAGGCCGTACATTCAAAGGGAACACATGTGACGCTGGAGAAGTTATAGAAGTTATATCGGTTGTTATGGAGGCCGCTTTGCTTGCTGGCAGATATCTCCATAAGCCTTAA